A genomic window from Candidatus Eremiobacteraceae bacterium includes:
- a CDS encoding alpha/beta hydrolase gives MIIYIHGYNNRFDQAYQDASTFPTLYSSTGTTPKIPVLMFSWPANGKTLKYLDDETNLSWSATHFRELLLRLLNDPSAPPEIDLVAHSMGNRLLLDSLVYLEESHSQTTSVTGDAAVKCVIASPDSTTDANRPECHHIHEVISFEPDVDSATFFEASERVARVADGFTLYGSTADYALELSRELHGHCRAGQLFCNLDMPDRSNINLIDATIFRCDFWGHSYWAVSTTVRGDVMALLTGGQPMKPTETRPNISYEPADRNIPVPHYAFTSFNGDDSACMADPSTNEDDPNQ, from the coding sequence ATGATAATCTACATACACGGCTACAACAACAGGTTTGATCAGGCTTATCAAGATGCCTCAACGTTTCCCACACTTTACAGCTCGACCGGCACCACGCCGAAAATACCAGTGTTGATGTTCAGTTGGCCTGCGAACGGCAAGACGTTGAAGTACCTCGACGATGAAACTAATCTCTCTTGGTCAGCGACGCACTTCCGAGAGCTGCTGCTTAGACTGCTGAATGACCCCAGCGCGCCGCCCGAGATAGATCTCGTCGCGCACAGCATGGGAAATAGGTTGCTACTTGATTCGCTTGTCTACTTGGAAGAATCGCATTCACAAACGACATCAGTAACCGGCGACGCGGCCGTCAAATGCGTCATTGCATCCCCGGATTCCACGACTGATGCAAATCGGCCAGAATGCCACCACATTCACGAAGTGATTTCATTCGAACCCGACGTCGACTCCGCTACGTTCTTCGAGGCTTCCGAGCGTGTGGCGCGTGTCGCTGATGGCTTTACGCTCTACGGCTCGACGGCCGACTACGCGCTAGAACTCTCACGAGAGCTGCACGGCCATTGCCGAGCCGGTCAACTCTTTTGCAACCTCGACATGCCCGATCGCTCGAACATCAATCTTATCGATGCAACGATTTTTCGATGCGACTTCTGGGGCCATTCATATTGGGCAGTGAGCACAACGGTACGGGGTGATGTCATGGCATTGCTTACGGGAGGCCAGCCCATGAAGCCAACAGAAACACGCCCCAATATTTCTTATGAGCCAGCCGACCGGAATATTCCGGTCCCTCACTATGCGTTCACCTCTTTCAACGGCGACGATAGCGCTTGCATGGCTGACCCGTCAACAAACGAAGACGACCCTAACCAGTGA
- a CDS encoding dienelactone hydrolase family protein: MRRRDFLGGAIVSSLASIPTAAEAASSCRYNTDSRAFEDFVLWEDFSEPFHGRSPQVFRLGSGPPVIILHEISGANPQLFAFAKRVASAGFTSIVPILFGRPNQPESNCSVAEQFLRMCVTREFSLFSAHRSSPIVDWVRALGRFVYAGISPRGIGVVGLCVTGNFALAMAADEYLLAPVISEPALPFSVPWHPGNKSSLGLTGDEIASLQRRIRGGMQVAAFRFTDDPFVSVDRMKALEALVTDARGKLVGNYSIPPICPNAHAVFTDHFDESSATSQSVFSQLVDFLRQSLPSI, from the coding sequence GTGAGGCGCAGAGACTTTCTTGGCGGCGCCATCGTCTCGAGCTTGGCGTCAATTCCAACTGCGGCCGAGGCGGCCAGCAGTTGCCGGTACAACACGGACAGTCGCGCGTTTGAGGACTTTGTCCTCTGGGAGGATTTTAGCGAACCGTTCCATGGCCGAAGCCCACAAGTTTTTCGGTTAGGCTCGGGTCCACCTGTAATCATCTTGCACGAAATATCGGGCGCGAATCCACAGCTGTTTGCATTTGCGAAGCGGGTAGCTAGCGCGGGATTCACCTCAATTGTTCCGATACTTTTTGGCAGACCGAACCAACCCGAATCTAACTGTAGCGTCGCTGAGCAGTTCCTTCGGATGTGTGTCACACGAGAGTTCAGCCTCTTCAGCGCTCATCGCTCGAGTCCGATTGTTGATTGGGTTCGAGCGCTCGGTCGTTTCGTATACGCCGGAATTAGCCCTAGGGGTATCGGTGTCGTCGGTTTATGCGTAACCGGGAACTTTGCGCTCGCTATGGCGGCTGACGAATATCTGCTCGCACCCGTGATCTCTGAACCGGCGTTACCCTTTTCGGTTCCGTGGCACCCGGGGAACAAATCATCGCTCGGCCTTACCGGCGACGAAATTGCCTCGCTTCAACGAAGGATTCGTGGCGGAATGCAAGTTGCCGCATTTCGCTTTACTGATGATCCGTTTGTGTCAGTTGATAGAATGAAGGCTCTTGAAGCGCTTGTGACGGACGCGCGTGGGAAGCTGGTAGGAAATTATAGCATCCCCCCGATTTGCCCAAATGCGCACGCGGTATTCACGGATCACTTCGATGAGAGCAGCGCAACTTCGCAGTCGGTGTTTAGTCAACTGGTCGACTTCTTGCGCCAATCGCTTCCCTCAATTTAG
- a CDS encoding glutamate-cysteine ligase family protein, giving the protein MSDILADSSTPFLASPLGETSVEAAAEFLRAGAKPRAAWSSGLELELIGFTAPDSQRISPAQVRSVLERLAPDPSKWELEGDDIVAVAIPSGRITLEPGGQIEFSGNARATLHEIEADLRAYLADLVAIGDELGLYFLAIGFDPLRRLDEQKWIHKRRYTVMKPYLRSRGARAWDMMTRTASIQTSIDYSDEVDLGKKFVLGNRLGPIVAAMFANSPFADGVATGRKSERYAAWLETDPDRSGVHSSALSPKFSLEAFVERVFSTPLIFVDRNGQFEPGDGRTLRKLRGATMADFTDALSTIFTEARIRPGYVEMRSADCGPAEDALALIAFWKGLTWDSATLDAALDIAPMLSAKEFVDLQTDVAARGLEARAHGVGVLGVARDVGALAVQGLNCVAKDEAHYLDALNERIVAVGSPVVIPLKAAPSELSRLVDMRRLR; this is encoded by the coding sequence ATGTCCGACATACTTGCGGATTCCAGTACGCCCTTCCTCGCCAGCCCGCTCGGCGAAACCAGCGTGGAAGCTGCGGCCGAGTTCCTACGCGCGGGCGCAAAACCACGCGCCGCCTGGTCCTCTGGACTCGAGCTCGAACTCATAGGTTTTACCGCACCCGACTCGCAGCGCATCTCACCGGCGCAGGTCCGCAGCGTGCTAGAACGGCTCGCACCCGATCCATCGAAATGGGAGCTGGAAGGCGACGACATCGTCGCGGTCGCGATTCCCTCTGGTCGTATTACGCTTGAACCCGGCGGTCAGATCGAATTTTCAGGAAATGCTCGTGCGACGCTGCACGAGATCGAAGCGGATCTGCGCGCATATCTCGCCGACTTGGTCGCCATCGGCGATGAGCTGGGTCTTTACTTTCTCGCGATCGGCTTCGACCCGCTGCGCCGCCTCGACGAACAGAAGTGGATCCACAAGCGGCGCTACACGGTGATGAAGCCATATCTGCGCTCGCGCGGTGCGCGCGCGTGGGATATGATGACGCGCACCGCGTCCATTCAGACCAGCATCGACTATAGCGATGAGGTCGACCTCGGTAAGAAATTCGTCCTCGGCAATCGGCTCGGCCCGATCGTCGCCGCGATGTTCGCCAATTCACCGTTTGCCGACGGCGTCGCCACCGGTCGGAAATCCGAACGCTACGCTGCGTGGCTTGAAACGGATCCCGATCGATCCGGCGTGCATTCGAGCGCGCTATCGCCGAAATTTTCGCTCGAGGCCTTCGTCGAGCGCGTCTTCTCGACACCGCTGATCTTCGTGGATCGCAACGGTCAGTTTGAACCTGGTGACGGACGGACATTGCGCAAGCTGCGCGGCGCGACGATGGCGGATTTCACGGATGCGCTAAGCACGATTTTCACCGAAGCGCGCATCCGTCCGGGTTACGTGGAAATGCGCAGCGCCGACTGCGGTCCCGCTGAGGACGCGCTTGCGTTGATCGCGTTTTGGAAAGGTCTGACGTGGGATTCGGCAACGCTCGACGCCGCGCTGGACATCGCGCCGATGTTGAGCGCCAAAGAATTTGTCGATTTGCAGACTGACGTCGCCGCTCGCGGCCTAGAGGCCCGTGCTCATGGCGTAGGCGTCCTCGGGGTCGCACGCGATGTCGGCGCACTCGCAGTCCAGGGGCTAAATTGCGTAGCGAAAGATGAAGCTCATTACCTCGATGCGTTAAACGAGAGGATTGTCGCCGTTGGCTCGCCAGTGGTTATCCCGTTGAAGGCAGCCCCAAGCGAGTTGTCACGATTGGTGGACATGCGACGGCTAAGATGA
- a CDS encoding SUMF1/EgtB/PvdO family nonheme iron enzyme → MSDMIVSPTADERRAALEKTRARTFQLFDLATSEDVLHQAPLPGFRPVLWHLAHIGVFEGYWVLQQALKQASIDPRYDILFDPIKTPRENAKVLPKRDEMESYLNEVRDRVLRALEATDRTSNGNVLLNNGYVFDLVLEHERQHQETLAALLNAMPHDTKRPGPAAPVGERRSPRGEIAIPAASVRIGGTGKSFEYDNELPAFDVDVPAFRIDTDLVTNGEYADFIASGGYTRREWWSDDGWKWKEENSIAEPLGWSGPPWIERRFFDEGPLRLDAPVTGISWFEADAYARSQGKRLPTEIEWETAASVDPGTGRKRQFPWGDGVYEPKFANAAALKWATTPVGSFPAGDSAVGLRDAAGNLWEWTSSDFQGYPGFAAYPYPDYSQTWFDGDHRVARGGSWFTDPAILRASFRNFYRRNFRLGFLGIRCARDGD, encoded by the coding sequence ATGTCGGACATGATTGTCTCGCCCACGGCCGATGAGCGCCGGGCTGCGCTCGAAAAGACCAGGGCGCGCACGTTCCAACTCTTCGACCTAGCCACCTCCGAGGACGTCCTGCATCAAGCGCCGCTGCCGGGCTTTCGACCCGTGCTCTGGCATCTCGCGCACATCGGCGTTTTCGAAGGCTATTGGGTGTTGCAGCAGGCGCTGAAGCAGGCAAGCATCGATCCGCGCTACGACATTCTCTTCGATCCGATCAAGACGCCGCGCGAAAATGCGAAGGTTCTACCAAAACGCGACGAGATGGAATCGTATCTCAACGAAGTACGCGATCGCGTGCTCCGTGCGTTGGAAGCGACGGATCGCACGTCCAACGGCAACGTCCTTCTCAACAACGGGTACGTCTTCGATCTCGTGCTCGAACACGAACGTCAGCATCAAGAGACGCTCGCAGCGCTGCTCAACGCGATGCCGCACGACACGAAACGCCCCGGGCCCGCCGCGCCGGTCGGCGAGCGGCGTTCGCCGCGCGGCGAGATCGCGATTCCGGCCGCAAGCGTTCGCATCGGCGGCACGGGCAAGTCGTTCGAATACGACAACGAGCTGCCGGCGTTCGACGTCGATGTGCCTGCATTCCGGATCGACACCGACCTCGTGACCAACGGCGAGTATGCCGACTTCATCGCGTCCGGCGGCTACACGCGGCGCGAGTGGTGGTCTGACGACGGCTGGAAGTGGAAGGAAGAGAATAGCATCGCCGAGCCGCTCGGATGGTCAGGGCCGCCGTGGATCGAGCGTCGCTTCTTCGATGAAGGTCCGCTGCGCCTCGATGCGCCGGTCACAGGCATCTCGTGGTTCGAAGCGGACGCCTACGCTCGATCGCAAGGCAAGCGCTTGCCCACGGAGATCGAGTGGGAGACCGCCGCAAGTGTCGATCCCGGCACGGGCCGCAAGCGACAGTTCCCATGGGGCGACGGAGTCTATGAACCCAAGTTTGCAAACGCTGCCGCATTGAAATGGGCGACCACGCCGGTCGGATCGTTCCCCGCCGGCGATTCCGCCGTCGGCCTGCGCGATGCAGCCGGCAACCTTTGGGAATGGACATCGTCGGACTTCCAAGGCTATCCCGGCTTCGCGGCCTACCCGTATCCGGACTATTCGCAGACCTGGTTCGACGGCGATCATCGCGTTGCGCGCGGCGGTTCCTGGTTCACCGACCCTGCGATCCTGCGCGCGTCGTTCCGCAACTTCTACCGGCGAAATTTCCGCCTTGGTTTCCTTGGTATCCGCTGCGCACGCGACGGCGACTGA
- a CDS encoding VOC family protein — translation MPVHPIHHLSIGTDALNVAKKFYGVLLPALGFDLVFDKDESVGYQREGFEIIVLKGESTADDLYDGKHRVGFDHLALNADSRAKVDECAKLLDEMGAEVDDEPAVVTEYGDDYYAMWVRDPSGLRIEVVYQGA, via the coding sequence ATGCCGGTACACCCGATCCACCACTTGAGCATCGGTACAGACGCGCTCAACGTCGCGAAGAAGTTTTATGGCGTGCTGTTGCCCGCGCTTGGTTTCGATCTCGTCTTCGACAAGGATGAGTCGGTCGGATACCAACGCGAGGGATTCGAGATCATCGTCCTCAAGGGCGAAAGCACCGCCGACGATCTGTACGACGGTAAGCACCGCGTCGGCTTCGACCATCTGGCGCTGAACGCCGACTCGCGAGCTAAGGTGGATGAATGCGCCAAGCTGCTCGACGAGATGGGCGCCGAAGTCGACGATGAGCCGGCCGTGGTCACGGAATACGGCGACGACTACTACGCGATGTGGGTACGCGATCCAAGCGGTCTGCGCATCGAGGTCGTCTACCAGGGCGCTTAA
- a CDS encoding YbjQ family protein, translating to MDHSLVTTAFELPGRAITRTLGLIRGITVRSRSIIGNIGASLQSLFGGNITLYTELCEHARTEAYDIMIQHATAVGANAIIGVRYDATEIAPGITEVLCYGTAVMVQAV from the coding sequence ATGGACCATAGTCTCGTGACGACCGCATTTGAACTGCCCGGACGTGCGATAACGCGAACGCTCGGATTGATCCGTGGCATCACGGTCAGGTCACGCAGCATAATCGGCAACATCGGCGCGAGCCTTCAGTCGCTTTTCGGCGGAAACATAACGCTGTATACCGAGTTGTGCGAACACGCGCGGACTGAGGCCTACGATATCATGATCCAACATGCGACCGCGGTCGGCGCCAATGCGATCATCGGCGTACGCTACGACGCCACGGAAATCGCGCCGGGCATCACCGAAGTGTTGTGCTACGGAACGGCGGTGATGGTGCAGGCGGTTTGA
- a CDS encoding SUF system NifU family Fe-S cluster assembly protein yields MNDFGGVDDLYRDFILDHYRHPRNAGTLENPDVTFEDNNPLCGDRIRMDVRIAGDRIEDIRFAGRGCAISQASASLLTEAVKGKTVAEVQQLSDDAVLENLGISISAVRLKCALLGIKVLKSALALKR; encoded by the coding sequence ATGAACGATTTCGGCGGCGTCGATGATCTGTATCGGGATTTCATCCTCGATCATTATCGTCACCCGCGCAACGCTGGCACGCTTGAGAATCCCGACGTCACGTTTGAGGACAACAATCCGTTGTGCGGCGACCGCATCCGCATGGATGTCCGCATCGCCGGCGATCGGATCGAAGATATCCGTTTCGCGGGTCGCGGCTGCGCGATATCGCAGGCGTCTGCATCGCTTCTCACGGAGGCCGTCAAAGGCAAGACCGTTGCCGAAGTGCAGCAACTGAGCGATGACGCCGTGCTCGAGAACCTCGGCATTTCGATTTCGGCGGTGCGCCTCAAGTGCGCGCTCCTGGGCATCAAGGTCCTCAAATCCGCACTGGCCCTCAAACGCTGA
- a CDS encoding cysteine desulfurase, which yields MSGRVLIDQPGLDEAAVERIRADFPILLERPHGKPLVFLDSAASSQKPVQVIAAMDDYYRRYHANIHRGVYHISELATEAYEEARRKVAGFINAPSADECIFVRNATEGLNLVAFAWGRRNIRRGDAIVVTEMEHHSNLVPWQVLAQETGAALRLVPVDDAGLLDLSQLDALLDGAKIFAFTAVSNTLGTVNDVALLAARARAAGAISVVDACQAVPRMPVDVQAWGCDFAAFSGHKMLGPTGIGILWGRLALLEAMPPFMTGGGMINVVRLQSSTYADVPARFEAGTPAIAEAVGLGAAVDYLESVGMDAIHSYELALTRIALDRLAEVSAVKVFGPPMAHRTGVISMTVGDIHAHDLATILDSEGVCVRAGHHCNQPLMEKLGVPATARASFYLYNTASEIDVLIRGIEKAKGIFGIA from the coding sequence ATGAGCGGGCGCGTCCTCATCGATCAGCCGGGTCTTGACGAAGCCGCTGTCGAGCGGATCCGCGCAGATTTTCCGATTCTCCTCGAACGGCCGCACGGCAAGCCGCTCGTGTTCTTGGACAGCGCGGCGTCGTCGCAGAAGCCGGTGCAGGTCATCGCCGCCATGGACGACTACTACCGGCGCTACCACGCGAACATACACCGCGGCGTCTACCACATCAGCGAACTCGCCACCGAGGCATATGAAGAGGCGCGCCGCAAAGTCGCGGGTTTCATCAATGCACCGTCGGCGGATGAATGCATCTTCGTTCGCAACGCGACGGAAGGTCTGAATCTCGTCGCATTCGCATGGGGTCGGCGCAACATCCGTCGCGGCGATGCGATCGTGGTGACCGAGATGGAACATCATTCCAATCTCGTGCCGTGGCAGGTTTTGGCGCAGGAGACCGGCGCCGCGCTCCGATTGGTGCCGGTCGACGATGCAGGATTGCTCGACCTCTCGCAGCTCGACGCGCTGCTCGATGGGGCGAAGATATTCGCGTTCACCGCCGTGAGCAACACGCTCGGCACCGTGAACGACGTCGCGCTGCTAGCCGCGCGGGCCCGGGCAGCGGGCGCGATCAGCGTGGTTGATGCGTGCCAAGCGGTTCCGCGCATGCCGGTCGACGTTCAAGCGTGGGGCTGCGACTTCGCCGCGTTCTCGGGCCACAAGATGCTCGGTCCTACCGGCATCGGCATTCTCTGGGGTCGTTTAGCGCTGCTTGAAGCCATGCCGCCGTTCATGACGGGCGGCGGGATGATCAACGTCGTGCGCTTGCAGTCATCCACGTACGCCGACGTACCGGCGCGCTTCGAAGCGGGTACGCCCGCGATCGCCGAAGCCGTCGGGTTGGGTGCCGCCGTGGATTATCTGGAATCGGTCGGCATGGATGCGATCCACTCTTACGAGCTCGCGCTCACCAGGATCGCGCTCGACCGGCTGGCGGAGGTCAGCGCTGTAAAAGTTTTTGGCCCACCGATGGCTCATCGGACCGGCGTGATCTCGATGACCGTCGGAGACATACATGCCCACGATCTGGCCACGATCCTCGACAGCGAGGGCGTCTGCGTCCGCGCCGGTCACCATTGCAATCAGCCGCTGATGGAAAAATTGGGGGTCCCCGCCACGGCGCGAGCGTCGTTCTATCTGTACAACACGGCGTCCGAGATCGACGTGCTCATCCGCGGCATTGAAAAGGCCAAGGGCATCTTCGGCATCGCATGA
- a CDS encoding non-heme iron oxygenase ferredoxin subunit, with translation MPKVAVAKNGDIAPGSVRVVDAAGKRIALCNHDGTFYAIDDVCTHDRGPLDQGELIGWEIECPRHGARFDVRTGQATRLPAIMPVKTYPVTADGDQISVEVPE, from the coding sequence ATGCCGAAGGTCGCCGTCGCGAAAAATGGAGATATCGCTCCCGGGTCCGTACGAGTGGTGGACGCAGCCGGCAAGCGCATCGCGCTCTGCAACCATGACGGCACGTTTTACGCCATAGACGACGTCTGCACGCACGACCGCGGACCGCTGGACCAAGGCGAACTGATCGGTTGGGAGATCGAATGCCCGCGCCACGGCGCGCGCTTCGACGTGCGCACCGGTCAGGCCACGCGGCTGCCGGCGATCATGCCCGTGAAGACGTATCCCGTCACCGCGGACGGCGATCAGATCTCTGTGGAAGTACCGGAATGA
- the sufD gene encoding Fe-S cluster assembly protein SufD, whose protein sequence is MTSPTLSPFAPDRASIEALSKRSASEPQSVLAARLAAFEKYERSPVPGERSEGWRRTRLTGIDLSPVQPERSVCEIRLSAADADRGIVVQTLEAAALSGAPALSNIDIGHSIAHFSALAQALWISGGAIRIPAGAHVAEPIVVDWKAGTYPRLDIYVGKGARVAILENHALPGRLTAGVVDIHVDDDATLAYVHAQNAPRDAVVFSHQRARIGSNAKLITLNFAMGGKLSRADVEVRLEGRGAESDMLGLIFGEGDQQFGFQTLQGHHAPDTRSDLLYKSALDDRSHSTYTGVISIGHDAPRSEAYQANRNLLLSSGARADTEPKLEILIDDVARCTHGATVGPIDEEQMFYLQSRGIEPGAATKIIAEGFFQDVFAKAGDDRLVAPLRDLVAPHIGRLGAH, encoded by the coding sequence ATGACGAGTCCGACCCTCAGCCCTTTCGCGCCGGATCGTGCAAGCATCGAGGCGCTTTCCAAGCGTAGCGCGTCCGAGCCTCAATCGGTGCTCGCGGCACGGCTTGCCGCCTTTGAGAAATACGAACGCTCCCCCGTGCCCGGCGAACGCAGCGAGGGCTGGCGCCGCACGCGGCTTACCGGCATCGACCTCTCGCCCGTGCAGCCGGAACGCTCCGTCTGCGAGATCCGGCTATCGGCCGCGGATGCCGATCGCGGCATCGTCGTGCAGACCCTTGAAGCAGCCGCGCTGAGCGGCGCACCGGCGCTCTCGAATATCGATATCGGCCACTCCATCGCGCATTTCTCGGCGCTCGCGCAGGCGCTTTGGATCTCCGGCGGCGCCATCCGGATTCCCGCGGGCGCGCACGTCGCCGAACCGATCGTGGTGGATTGGAAGGCGGGCACGTATCCCCGATTGGACATCTACGTGGGCAAGGGCGCCCGCGTGGCGATCCTCGAGAACCACGCGCTGCCTGGCCGGCTCACGGCCGGCGTCGTGGACATCCACGTCGACGACGACGCAACGCTCGCCTATGTCCACGCGCAGAATGCGCCGCGCGACGCGGTCGTGTTCTCGCATCAGCGCGCGCGGATCGGGAGCAACGCAAAACTGATCACCCTGAATTTCGCGATGGGCGGCAAACTCTCGCGTGCCGATGTCGAAGTGCGTCTTGAGGGGCGCGGGGCCGAGAGCGACATGCTCGGGCTCATCTTCGGTGAAGGCGACCAGCAGTTCGGCTTCCAGACGCTGCAAGGCCACCACGCGCCGGACACGCGCAGCGATCTCCTGTACAAGAGCGCGCTGGACGATCGGTCGCATTCCACGTATACCGGCGTGATCTCGATCGGCCACGACGCTCCGCGCAGCGAGGCCTACCAGGCGAACCGCAACTTGCTGCTTTCGAGCGGCGCGCGCGCCGATACGGAGCCGAAGCTCGAGATTTTGATCGACGATGTCGCGCGCTGCACGCACGGCGCTACGGTCGGTCCGATCGACGAAGAGCAGATGTTCTATCTGCAGAGCCGCGGCATCGAGCCCGGCGCCGCCACGAAGATCATCGCCGAGGGGTTCTTCCAGGACGTCTTCGCCAAAGCGGGCGATGACCGGCTGGTGGCGCCGTTGCGGGATCTCGTCGCGCCGCACATCGGCCGGCTGGGCGCGCACTAG
- the sufB gene encoding Fe-S cluster assembly protein SufB encodes MALKQQELVDQDYKYGFRDDDVKYSFKSRKGLDHEIVEQIARIKDEPQWMRDQRHRALDIFLAKPLPPWANLELLNQIDFADIFYYMRASDVEGVTWDEVPEEIKRTFDRLGVPQAERAFLGGVTAQYDSEVVYHSIRKDLEAQGVIFTDMGTGLREHEEIVKKYFGTVIPAADNKFSALNSAVWSGGSFVWVPAGVHVSVPVQAYFRINAESMGQFERTLIIAEPGSFVHYIEGCTAPKYSSNSLHSAVVELIAMEGAHIRYTTIQNWYKNIYNLVTKRAVAYKNAHVEWVDGNIGSKLTMKYPAVYLMGEGARGEVLSVAYANSGMHQDAGSKMIHAAPNTTSIITSKSVSKGGGRTTYRGLVKVHEGCHGVKSNVRCDALLMDPASRSDTYPTMEIDAQDVRIEHEATVSKVGEEQLFYVMSRGLTEVEATTMIVNGFFEPFVKELPMEYAVELNRLIALEMEGSVG; translated from the coding sequence ATGGCGCTCAAGCAGCAAGAACTCGTCGACCAAGATTACAAGTACGGATTTCGCGACGACGACGTCAAGTATTCGTTCAAGTCGCGCAAGGGTCTGGATCACGAGATCGTCGAGCAGATCGCGCGCATCAAGGATGAGCCGCAGTGGATGCGCGACCAGCGCCACCGCGCGCTCGACATCTTCTTGGCCAAGCCGCTGCCGCCGTGGGCGAATTTGGAACTGCTCAACCAGATCGACTTCGCCGACATCTTCTATTATATGCGCGCCTCGGACGTCGAAGGCGTCACCTGGGACGAAGTCCCTGAAGAGATCAAGCGCACGTTTGACCGCCTCGGTGTGCCGCAGGCCGAACGAGCCTTTCTCGGCGGCGTGACCGCGCAGTACGATTCCGAAGTCGTCTATCACAGCATCCGCAAAGACCTCGAAGCGCAGGGCGTGATCTTCACCGACATGGGCACCGGGCTGCGCGAACACGAGGAGATCGTCAAGAAGTATTTCGGCACCGTGATTCCGGCGGCCGATAACAAATTCTCCGCGCTGAACTCGGCGGTCTGGTCCGGCGGCTCGTTCGTCTGGGTGCCCGCGGGCGTGCACGTCTCTGTGCCGGTGCAAGCCTACTTCCGCATCAACGCGGAGAGCATGGGTCAGTTCGAACGCACGCTCATCATCGCCGAGCCGGGCTCGTTCGTGCACTACATCGAGGGATGCACGGCGCCGAAGTATTCGAGCAATTCGCTGCACTCCGCCGTGGTCGAGCTCATCGCCATGGAAGGCGCGCACATCCGCTACACCACGATCCAGAACTGGTACAAGAACATCTACAATCTGGTCACGAAGCGCGCGGTCGCGTACAAGAACGCGCACGTCGAATGGGTCGACGGCAATATCGGGTCAAAGCTGACGATGAAGTATCCGGCCGTGTACCTGATGGGCGAAGGCGCGCGCGGCGAAGTGCTCTCGGTTGCATATGCGAATTCCGGCATGCACCAGGACGCAGGCTCTAAGATGATCCACGCGGCGCCGAACACCACGTCGATCATCACGAGCAAGTCCGTCAGCAAGGGCGGCGGCCGCACCACGTATCGCGGTCTCGTGAAGGTCCACGAAGGCTGCCACGGCGTCAAGTCCAACGTTCGCTGCGACGCTTTGCTCATGGATCCGGCGTCTCGTTCGGACACCTATCCCACCATGGAGATCGACGCGCAGGATGTGCGTATCGAGCACGAGGCGACGGTCTCGAAAGTTGGCGAGGAGCAGCTGTTCTACGTGATGAGCCGCGGCCTCACGGAGGTCGAAGCCACCACGATGATCGTCAACGGATTCTTCGAGCCGTTCGTCAAGGAACTCCCGATGGAGTATGCGGTCGAGCTCAACCGTTTGATCGCGTTGGAGATGGAAGGGTCCGTCGGGTAA
- the sufC gene encoding Fe-S cluster assembly ATPase SufC, with the protein MPDRILEIRDLHVSVGDAEIIRGVDLTIDRGTVHALMGPNGSGKSTLSFALMGHPKYIITKGDVLFEGKSILGMGPHERSLAGMFLCFQYPSAVPGVSVANFLRNCLIARHKNAAPLTPKEFKQLLDNACARLKMDPATLRRYVNDGFSGGEKKRLEMLQALVLQPTLSILDETDSGLDIDALRVIAEGIEAQRSPERSVLLITHYQRILNYVKPDVVHVLIKGKIAKEGGPELAQELEAQGYDPLINELVEA; encoded by the coding sequence ATGCCCGACCGAATTCTTGAAATCCGCGATCTCCACGTGAGCGTGGGCGATGCCGAGATCATCCGTGGAGTCGACCTGACGATCGACCGCGGCACCGTGCATGCCCTCATGGGCCCGAACGGCTCCGGCAAGAGCACGCTTTCTTTTGCGCTGATGGGGCACCCGAAATACATCATCACCAAAGGCGACGTCCTCTTCGAAGGCAAGAGCATTCTCGGAATGGGACCGCACGAGCGGTCTCTCGCCGGCATGTTTTTGTGCTTCCAATATCCGTCTGCCGTTCCCGGCGTGAGCGTCGCCAACTTTCTGCGCAACTGTCTTATCGCGCGCCACAAGAACGCCGCGCCGCTGACGCCCAAAGAATTCAAGCAGCTGCTGGACAACGCGTGCGCACGTCTTAAGATGGATCCTGCAACGCTGCGCCGTTACGTCAACGACGGTTTCTCCGGCGGTGAGAAGAAGCGGCTTGAGATGCTGCAGGCGCTCGTGCTGCAGCCGACGCTCTCCATCCTGGACGAGACCGATTCCGGACTCGACATCGACGCGCTCCGCGTGATCGCCGAAGGCATCGAAGCGCAGCGCTCGCCCGAGCGCTCCGTGCTGCTCATCACGCACTATCAGCGCATCCTCAACTACGTCAAACCCGACGTCGTGCACGTGCTCATCAAGGGCAAGATCGCCAAAGAAGGCGGGCCGGAACTGGCGCAAGAGCTCGAGGCTCAGGGTTACGATCCGCTCATCAATGAACTCGTGGAGGCCTAA